The following are from one region of the Aspergillus chevalieri M1 DNA, chromosome 1, nearly complete sequence genome:
- a CDS encoding uncharacterized protein (COG:S;~EggNog:ENOG410PZ6E;~InterPro:IPR001138,IPR036864;~PFAM:PF00172;~go_function: GO:0000981 - DNA-binding transcription factor activity, RNA polymerase II-specific [Evidence IEA];~go_function: GO:0008270 - zinc ion binding [Evidence IEA];~go_process: GO:0006355 - regulation of transcription, DNA-templated [Evidence IEA]): MASGLTFTQTKPVQFTDDQYSAPSTEQDYQDSNGCPFGYLPAEHFGPDGQLDASSYPGAYMQDNTSGYSNMGKQGYSSVSSQMGPKQADATSIDQGLDQSELRFYAGLVREMAEMNGTRQGSSCIPGPQSPTAMPVQLAAEPQASANVPGPQGFVAMPNERVAGPEDQDDLQLWDGGVSEWKAIGAHFHPTSTVQYANIVSGLQVPDPTNYMAVEPLINTEAMGQDSSPPTPAFIRDWKARVEAHVARQKSKERNCLRKLLRSRRSAGVGTMVNGRAFTDMSSGMGPGLQTGTNYMGQGFNTPGHFTDMPTGVAGEASITGHGVNPQPSPTCVFQNHTPGNVNRTPPQQNLPSPNRKRAASTTFVMEDPSSPLEKRARFSSDEDEQKARKEQRLMKEAGGSCLWCYRNKKKCGPMSPCSNCESNGFQCIRDAAQLSLSSASNATGSTTGNEQTVDIFRQLRDTAMRSPPQANIDVKFRQPRTGSVAFWSASLPRVEPFSPGYVNEQLVSALLGLVQSPRLGWIENETAQHPLVLSASAMFRLLSIIKSLLRGQVYVRPAETDAGRITALYILTACIQSLRERSQAFSSKLCEAVRHKNKPGFDSRNPTKKPLNPEWVATGLYYRVIDGLRTMQPLPFLEKALGDVSHLHNHPANVWSVLHWLPVFTGKLNSKIEVHGIFHEHIPVLEEQWPLDVALLPGNNANGQQLPPTVMQRVAEPFWGSSYNMETFLDDNFSFLPAVTTPTPPTTTTSNGNTNQVSVPDLDWDSFLDFEGFQSSEPSESQFSEPSTETLVGSQDNVLVVQDGLR, encoded by the exons ATGGCATCTGGACTTACATTTACTCAAACCAAGCCCGTTCAGTTTACCGACGATCAATATTCCGCT CCCAGCACGGAGCAAGACTACCAAGACTCCAACGGATGCCCATTTGGCTATCTACCAGCTGAGCACTTCGGACCAGATGGTCAGTTGGACGCCTCGTCTTACCCGGGTGCTTACATGCAAGACAACACATCCGGCTACAGCAATATGGGCAAGCAAGGCTACTCTAGCGTGTCTAGTCAAATGGGGCCAAAACAAGCTGATGCTACCTCTATAGACCAGGGACTCGATCAATCCGAGCTCAGATTTTATGCTGGCCTTGTGAGGGAAATGGCAGAGATGAACGGTACTAGGCAGGGTTCAAGCTGCATTCCTGGGCCCCAAAGTCCCACTGCCATGCCGGTTCAATTGGCGGCGGAACCACAGGCCAGTGCCAATGTACCTGGTCCTCAAGGTTTCGTTGCCATGCCGAACGAGAGGGTAGCAGGGCCAGAGGATCAGGACGACCTGCAGCTTTGGGATGGTGGGGTGAGTGAATGGAAAGCAATTGGAGCTCATTTTCACCCAACCTCTACGGTTCAGTATGCAAACATCGTGTCTGGCCTTCAGGTTCCTGATCCCACAAATTACATGGCAGTGGAACCACTAATTAATACCGAGGCAATGGGCCAGGATAGTTCTCCACCTACGCCTGCTTTCATCAGGGATTGGAAAGCACGTGTGGAAGCTCACGTGGCTCGCCAGAAATCTAAGGAGAGAAACTGTTTACGCAAATTGCTTCGCTCCCGAAGGTCTGCTGGTGTGGGGACAATGGTGAACGGCAGGGCTTTTACAGACATGTCTAGTGGAATGGGACCAGGATTACAAACTGGTACCAACTATATGGGCCAGGGTTTTAACACACCTGGTCATTTCACTGACATGCCTACTGGAGTGGCGGGAGAAGCCAGCATTACCGGGCACGGTGTAAATCCTCAACCCAGCCCTACATGCGTGTTCCAGAATCACACCCCCGGCAACGTTAACCGGACAccgccacaacagaacttgCCTAGCCCCAACCGCAAGAGAGCCGCTTCCACGACTTTCGTGATGGAAGACCCAAGTTCCCCGCTTGAAAAACGAGCTCGTTTCAGcagcgatgaagatgagCAAAAAGCAAGGAAGGAACAACGGTTAATGAAGGAGGCAGGAGGCTCGTGTCTGTGGTGCTACCgcaacaagaagaagtgTGGTCCCATGAGCCCATGCTCAAATTGCGAGTCTAATGGATTCCAATGTATCCGGGATGCTGCACAGCTGAGCCTGTCATCAGCTAGCAACGCGACAGGGAGCACTACAGGCAACGAGCAGACTGTTGACATCTTCCGCCAGCTACGCGACACAGCCATGCGATCGCCACCGCAAGCTAATATCGACGTCAAGTTCAGGCAGCCAAGAACGGGGTCGGTTGCGTTCTGGTCCGCCAGTCTGCCTCGTGTTGAGCCATTTTCCCCAGGCTACGTGAATGAGCAACTTGTTTCGGCGTTGCTGGGGTTGGTCCAGTCACCGAGATTGGGCTGGATCGAGAACGAGACGGCACAACACCCACTCGTCCTCTCAGCATCGGCCATGTTTAGActcctctccatcatcaAGTCCCTGCTCAGAGGGCAAGTTTATGTCCGTCCAGCTGAAACAGACGCAGGGAGGATCACGGCGCTTTACATACTGACAGCCTGCATCCAGAGCCTCCGTGAAAGATCACAGGCCTTTTCCTCCAAACTCTGCGAGGCAGTCCGCCACAAAAACAAACCTGGTTTCGATAGCAGGAACCCGACCAAGAAACCCCTGAATCCAGAGTGGGTTGCAACAGGCCTCTACTACCGGGTCATCGACGGGCTCCGGACCATGCAACCATTGCCCTTTCTGGAAAAGGCCCTCGGTGACGTCTCCCACCTGCACAACCACCCAGCCAACGTCTGGAGCGTGTTGCACTGGCTCCCTGTGTTCACAGGCAAGCTGAACAGTAAGATTGAGGTCCACGGCATTTTCCACGAGCACATCCCCGTCCTGGAAGAGCAGTGGCCGCTCGACGTCGCACTGTTACCAGGTAATAATGCCAACGGCCAACAGCTACCTCCTACAGTGATGCAGCGAGTAGCGGAGCCGTTCTGGGGGTCATCGTACAACATGGAGACCTTTTTGGATGATAACTTCAGCTTCCTGCCTGCCGTCACCACACCTACGCCTcccaccacaacaaccaGCAACGGCAACACTAACCAAGTAAGTGTACCGGACCTGGACTGGGACTCCTTTTTGGACTTTGAAGGATTTCAATCGTCAGAGCCATCGGAGTCTCAGTTCTCTGAACCGTCTACTGAGACCCTTGTTGGCTCTCAGGATAATGTGCTGGTTGTTCAGGATGGACTTCGATAA
- the cdc31 gene encoding putative cell division control protein Cdc31 (COG:D,Z;~EggNog:ENOG410PR43;~InterPro:IPR018247,IPR002048,IPR011992;~PFAM:PF13833,PF13499;~go_function: GO:0005509 - calcium ion binding [Evidence IEA]), giving the protein MAQPFASRSYAGGKLPDRSVNANALPFSASSFSRHRGLGATTATAPGDFGAEGLKSQGATGAAPLHAQTHGPGVGTGASVGAGAGPSQETNPLNRLTEEQREEINEAFTLFDLDRDRHLDYHELRVAFRALGFTLAKQELISLLTTYGVPRPQVQASQNQSAQNPPQPQPSANKATNPQHPSNLLMPLTAFQAVTALKILERDPRDEILRAFELFDEGGKGYIDLEDLRRVARELGETGLEEDELRAMIEEFDLEGVGGVTREAFVSICWQ; this is encoded by the exons ATGGCCCAACCTTTTGCCTCGCGCTCCTACGCGGGCGGCAAACTCCCCGACCGCTCCGTCAACGCGAACGCGCTGCCCTTCAGCGCTTCCTCGTTCTCGCGTCACCGCGGCCTAGGCGCGACGACAGCCACGGCACCGGGCGACTTCGGCGCGGAGGGATTGAAGTCGCAGGGTGCGACTGGTGCGGCTCCGTTACATGCACAGACACATGGGCCTGGAGTAGGGACGGGGGCGAGCGTGGGCGCTGGGGCAGGCCCGTCGCAGGAGACGAATCCGTTGAATCGGTTGACGGAGGAGCAGAGGGAGGAGATTAATGAGGCT TTCACACTTTTCGACCTCGACCGCGACCGCCACCTCGACTACCATGAACTCCGCGTCGCCTTCCGCGCACTGGGCTTTACCCTCGCAAAACAAGAACTCATCTCCCTCCTAACAACCTACGGCGTGCCACGGCCACAAGTCCAAGCCTCCCAGAACCAATCCGCCCAAAATCCCCCGCAACCACAACCCTCCGCAAACAAAGCCACAAACCCGCAACACCCCTCCAACCTCCTCATGCCGCTAACGGCCTTCCAAGCGGTGACCGCGTTAAAGATCCTGGAGCGCGACCCGAGAGATGAGATTCTCCGCGCCTTCGAGCTTTTTGATGAGGGGGGGAAAGGGTATATTGATTTGGAAGATTTGAGGCGCGTAGCGAGGGAACTTGGGGAGACGGGActggaggaggatgagttgAGGGCTATGATTGAGGAGTTTGATTTGGAGGGGGTTGGGGGTGTTACGAGGGAAGCATTTGTTAGTATTTGTTGGCAGTAA
- the admB gene encoding ADAM family of metalloprotease ADM-B (COG:O;~EggNog:ENOG410PHCT;~InterPro:IPR034028,IPR001762,IPR024079,IPR001590, IPR006586,IPR036436;~MEROPS:MER0182135;~PFAM:PF13688,PF13574,PF13582,PF13583,PF00200;~SECRETED:SignalP(1-25);~TransMembrane:1 (n7-20c25/26o706-727i);~go_function: GO:0004222 - metalloendopeptidase activity [Evidence IEA];~go_function: GO:0008237 - metallopeptidase activity [Evidence IEA];~go_process: GO:0006508 - proteolysis [Evidence IEA]), translated as MRLFRNILPLVASVIPALFVGDVEARSQAPKAIKHVSSVLHPVIKTPSHQIDHLSNFDLTFSLHSGTQRIKLELEPNHDILADDAYVQYLDKEGNVHQEEPIKRHEHKVFKGRALVGTGQGRWNPVGWARIYMKRDGAKPLFEGVFRVHGDHHHIELASTYLEKKREDDVAISQRSEDFMIVYRDSDMVRHVQHSELKRSFGEAATCQADQLGFNTDPDHPVLRAYDYGEPSRWGAMSLNSMFGLSKRQSDIGSVSGNTGNVNLKTTIGDTSGCPNTKQVALIGIATDCTFTSGFSDNQTAREWIINTVNSASSVYESSFNISIGLRNLTVNEADCPTTAPESTKWNMPCDQGNVSSRLNLFSQWRGDNKDSNAYWTLMSGCPTGSEVGLSWLGQLCNSDASDQGSSIVSGTNIVVRTSGGGWQVFAHESGHTFGAVHDCDSSTCAQGYDSSSQCCPLSSSTCDADAKYIMNPSAQDVKHFSPCTIGNICSALGGNSVSSSCLSQNKGVTTITGSQCGNGIVEDGEDCDCGGEESCGSNNCCDAKTCKFKGDAVCDDANDGCCSDCQYSSADTVCRASRGECDIEEKCTGNSSSCPSDEYKDDGTSCGSGSGLTCASGQCTSRDQQCKSLMGKLLNSNDTWACDDSSCTVVCASDTTGPNSCSILEQNNFIDGTPCGGGGHCNNGKCEGTSVGGEIKSWVDKHKGVVIGICCAVGGLIVLAILSCLFNRCRRPRPKAMPVPPPGAWPAPPPRPSMGQWANGPNGAGYQGLANEPPPPYPGPYYGNSAPVGHARYA; from the exons ATGAGGTTGTTCAGGAATATCTTGCCTTTGGTCGCAAGTGTCATCCCAGCGTTGTTCGTGGGTGACGTCGAAG CCCGATCGCAGGCCCCCAAAGCCATCAAACATGTCTCCTCCGTGCTCCATCCGGTGATCAAGACGCCGTCGCACCAAATCGACCATCTCTCCAACTTCGACCTCACTTTCAGTCTTCATAGCGGTACCCAGCGGATAAAACTCGAGTTAGAACCGAACCACGATATCTTGGCCGATGACGCCTACGTGCAATACCTGGATAAGGAAGGAAACGTCCATCAAGAAGAACCAATCAAGCGGCATGAACACAAGGTCTTCAAAGGAAGAGCACTGGTCGGTACTGGACAAGGGCGATGGAACCCCGTGGGTTGGGCCCGAATTTACATGAAGAGAGATGGCGCTAAGCCCTTATTTGAAGGCGTGTTCCGCGTCCATGGAGACCATCATCACATCGAACTAGCGTCAACGTACCTCGAGAAGAAGCGCGAGGATGATGTCGCAATCTCGCAGCGATCGGAGGATTTTATGATTGTTTACCGTGATTCTGATATGGTCCGCCACGTACAACACTCTGAACTGAAACGTTCTTTTGGCGAGGCGGCAACATGTCAGGCCGACCAGCTGGGCTTCAATACCGATCCCGACCATCCCGTCCTCCGCGCCTATGACTACGGGGAGCCGAGTAGGTGGGGTGCCATGTCtctgaattccatgttcgGACTCAGTAAGCGTCAGTCGGACATTGGTAGCGTATCGGGTAACACCGGTAATGTCAACTTGAAGACCACTATTGGCGATACGTCTGGGTGCCCCAACACGAAGCAAGTTGCGTTGATTGGTATCGCAACCGACTGCACCTTTACCTCTGGGTTCAGCGACAATCAAACGGCACGTGAATGGATCATCAACACGGTCAACAGTGCCTCTAGCGTCTACGAAAGCTCGTTCAACATCTCCATTGGCCTTCGGAACCTGACCGTTAACGAGGCCGACTGCCCCACGACTGCACCGGAATCAACTAAATGGAATATGCCATGCGATCAAGGCAACGTCTCTTCCAGGTTGAACCTGTTCTCCCAGTGGCGGGGCGACAACAAGGACAGCAATGCCTACTGGACCTTGATGAGCGGTTGCCCTACCGGCAGCGAAGTTGGACTTTCATGGCTGGGACAGCTTTGTAACTCCGACGCCTCAGACCAAGGCTCGAGCATTGTCAGTGGAACCAATATCGTTGTTCGAACCTCCGGCGGTGGCTGGCAAGTTTTTGCCCACGAGTCGGGCCATACCTTCGGTGCTGTTCACGACTGTGATTCCAGCACCTGTGCGCAGGGTTACGACAGCTCGTCGCAGTGCTGTCCTCTTTCAAGTTCTACTTGTGATGCGGATGCCAAGTACATCATGAATCCAAGCGCACAGGACGTGAAACATTTCTCTCCTTGTACCATTGGAAACATCTGCTCAGCGTTAGGCGGAAACAGTGTCTCGTCGAGCTGCCTGTCTCAAAACAAGGGTGTGACCACAATCACTGGAAGCCAATGTGGTAATGGTATCGTCGAGGACGGAGAGGATTGTGACTGCGGTGGTGAAGAGTCCTGCGGCAGCAATAACTGTTGTGATGCCAAAACATGCAAGTTCAAGGGCGATGCTGTCTGCGACGATGCCAATGACGGCTGCTGTAGCGACTGTCAATATTCATCTGCGGATACTGTCTGTCGCGCGAGCCGTGGCGAATGCGACATCGAGGAGAAGTGCACTGGCAACTCGAGCTCTTGTCCTTCGGACGAATACAAGGACGACGGCACCAGCTGTGGCAGTGGATCGGGTTTGACCTGCGCCAGCGGCCAATGTACCAGCCGTGACCAGCAATGCAAGTCCCTGATGGGCAAGCTGTTGAACAGTAACGACACGTGGGCATGTGACGATTCCTCCTGCACCGTGGTTTGCGCTTCCGACACCACGGGTCCGAACTCCTGCTCGATTCTTGAACAGAACAACTTCATCGATGGCACACCATGCGGAGGTGGAGGCCACTGCAATAACGGAAAGTGCGAGGGCACCTCGGTCGGCGGAGAGATCAAGTCCTGGGTTGACAAGCACAAGGGCGTGGTTATCGGTATCTGCTGTGCTGTCGGTGGACTTATTGTTCTTGCAATCTTGTCTTGTCTGTTCAACCGCTGCCGTCGTCCCCGCCCTAAGGCCATGCCGGTGCCTCCGCCTGGTGCCTGGCCGGCACCACCGCCGCGGCCATCGATGGGACAGTGGGCCAATGGACCTAATGGCGCTGGGTATCAAGGCCTTGCTAATGAGCCTCCACCGCCATATCCAGGGCCGTATTACGGTAATTCGGCGCCGGTGGGACATGCGCGATATGCGTGA